In Fusarium oxysporum f. sp. lycopersici 4287 chromosome 9, whole genome shotgun sequence, the genomic stretch TAAGTTGGGCGGCGCTTACAATTGTCACACAGTTCCCttcgaggaggatgagaaggaccCTTCAGTATGGTTCCTTGACCACAACTACGTCGAGTCAATGAACGACatgttcaagaaggtcaacgCCCGAGAGAAGCTCATAGGATGGTACCACACTGGTCCCAAGCTACGTGCATCCGATTTGGAAATCAACGAACTCTTCAAGCGCTACACACCCAACCCTCTGCTCGTTATTGTCGATGTTCAGCCCAAGGAGTCGGGAGTTCCTACAGATGCTTACTTCGCCGTtgacgagatcaaggacGTATGTTGACAAGCCTTCCTGATTTCAGGCCCCCAGCCAGCTACTGACACTCACTAGGACGGCACAACCACTGCCCGAACATTTGTTCACACTCCTTCCGTTATCGAGGCtgaggaagcagaggagaTTGGCGTTGAGCACCTGCTAAGAGATATCCGCGATGTGGCCGCCGGCACATTGTCCACACGAGTCACAAACCAGCTTCAATCACTCCAGGGCTTGCACCTGCGCCTTCGAGATATCGGCACATACCTCCAGAAGGTTCTCGACAAGCAACTACCAGTAAACCACGCGATCCTCGGAAATTTGCAGGATGTCTTCAACCTGCTGCCTAATCTCTCGACACCCGAAGGAGATGGCAAGTCTGGCGGTGGCGAGTTGGCATATGCGATGAGCGTCAAGACCAACGACCAGCTTATGGCTATTTACCTGAGCAGTCTGATCCGCGCCATCACAGCATTCCACGATCTGATTGAGAACAAGATCCAGAACAGACAACagcaggaggagaaggaggctaagaaggaagagatcaatggcaaggatgagaagaaggagggcgCCAATGGTTCAAGTGGTGATTCCAAGGAGGGCGCGgaaaaggacaaggagaacaaggagaCTAAGAAATAAGgaacaaagacaaaagacCTGGCAGATGAACTAAACTTGGACTGAGGCTCTTTGGCGTCTGGCGGAGGGGGGAACCACGGCAATATCCTGGCCAAAGGTCACGGCAAAAGCGCCTTTGTACATTGATCATATCAAACTGGATTATTAGAGGACGGAGCGCGGATAATACATACTGGACAAATACGTCTTGAGAGACGGGTCTTTCGATACTGCTATGATGAACCATATTTACAAGTTGGCTACGATACCAGCCATTTCATCTTTTGATACAACCCGATCCTCAACACACATGCCGAGCATTTCTGACCACTTATCCACAAGTAAGCATGCAAGTAGGTGTTTGCAACATGGAGGAGCATCTCCCCGTAGATCCATACTCATGCCTCCAAAGGACCACTCTCCATCTTCAGTTGGTAACTGCTGTACTTGGTTCGTAGTTGAGAcagcatgagcatgagctGGGAAAGCATCCAACGTAAAGCTCGGACATGTACAATTCCACACATCAAGATGCACAACGTAGCGCTTCGATGATGTACTGAAGTCTCGCGTGCGGCGTGAAAGTGTTGTAGCGAGAGAGCGAACAAGAAACATGTCgttctttatcttatctgatGAAATCCCATCTTGAAGCTCCTCATTTCGCACTAGCCTGATAACGAGACCCCGATCGAGAAGATCCAGCGCTGGGAGCAGAAGAGTTGGGAACAGCACATGGAGAGTTAATAGTAGAGGCCGTTGAGAGGGGAGAATGGCTTGTAAGGGTGATAATGTGGGTTGTTGAGCGGCCCGAAGTGGCTGCGCTGATGATATGTCTTCTGCGGTGGTCGATGGCGCGATATTGGAGACAGAACTTATGAGGGATGTAATCAACTGGCGATGGGAGGGGAGAGGCTCCATTGCCGTGGAGTTGACGAGTGCTTTTGCATGGTTCGATgaatgatgttgaaggaagaagtCTAGTCTCCACGTTTGAGATGAGTGGTGATATTCAATGACAGCCAAAAGTGTCAGCTCAAGAATACGCATCAACTTCCACAAGAATCACCAGTTCAACGAACCATTTCATGAATTATATGAATTATTTTgattttttttaatattctCATATCGGACAACTTGTCCGTCTTTTTGTATCTAATAGCCTGCACCACCCTGGTGTCCCATCTATGATCCTCGCATATGATACACTAAACAATCGCTCGACCTCATGCTTTCACACAAATAAATTTCCTCTCTTAGATCAAAAGAGCAGTAACTCAAACCCACTCCTTGGGGTCCCTGAGGACATCAACCAGGCGCTGCTCCCTGCTCTTAGGCTCAGGCTCATGCATGTACTTCCAGCCAGCCGTCAACGGCAAGCTCATAAGGATACTCTCGACCCTTGATCCAGGGGTGTTCAGGCCAAATGCTGTACCACGGTCGTGCACCAAGTTGAACTCGACGTACTTGCCACGGCGCAGCTGCTGCCAATCCTTCTCTGCCTCAGTGTAGGGCATATCCTTGCGCTTCTCGATGATGGGAATGTAAGAGGGCAGGAAGGCTTTGAGGCAGTCCTGGACAAAGGAAAAGGTGTTCTCGCGATCGCGCTCAGTCTCATCGAGGTCGTCGAAGAAGATGCCACCAATACCACGGGCCTCGCCTCGATGCTTATTGTAGAAGTACTCATCGCACCACTTCTTGAATCGTGGGTAGTAGTCCTTGTCGTGAGCGTCGCAAGCTGCCTTGATCGTCTTGTGGAAGTGAATGGCATCCTCATCGAAGAGGTAAGAGGGTGTCAAATCACAACCGCCACCGAACCACCATGCTTGAGATGTACCGTCGGGGTTGGCTGTCTCAAAGTATCGGTAGTTAAGGTGGACCGTAGGGGCCATAGGGTTGTAAGGATGCAGAACCATGCTGAGGCCTGCAGCGAAGAAGTCGATCGACTCCATGTTGGGGTCTATGGTTTTGTGGTTTGCGCGCATCTTCTCAATGGCAGGCTTGGGGAGCGAGCCGTAGACGACACTCACGCCAAGACCAGCCTTCTCGAAGACGTTGCCTTCTTGAAGAACACAGGTTGTGCCACCGCCGCCATTGGGGCGCTCCCACTCGTCCTTGCGAAACTTTTTGCCATCAACTCTCTCGAGCTCAGCGACAATCAGAGCCTGCTGCTCCCGAATAAACTTTTCCATGCGCAGACGCATAGGCGAGTCTTCGTTGACGCCAGACTCTCGCTTCTTCTGGGCATCGCGGTCGGCGAGAGTGGAGGGGTCGGCGTTAATAGGTTCCATTTCGGCCTGAGAGCGATAAAGTTAGCAATTGAGCTTCTGTTGTCCGAGGAAATGCATGTACCATCTTGTAAGCTAAAGGGGCGACTGTACCGAGGGCGACAGCAGCGAGCCACAGAGGAGAGTAGTTGAAGTAAGAGGTTCGTGAAGCTTTAGGACCGGCAGAACTAGACAGCCAGCGTCTTGTAGAAGCGAATTGGGTTCTTGGGAAGCGTGTAGAAGGAGATGCAAGGTACGCAGCAAGGCGCTGGGAAGGCCGTCTGGCAGCCATGATATTATATACTTGGGCAATGCAACCCGAGGACCCGGGAAACAGTAGCGGCAAAACAAGGCCGAAGGCCGAGAACGAATACAGAAAGAGAGATAGAAAGGATACGACGATCAGGCGTTTCGGATGAGGCCACTTGCGAGTGCCAGGATGCGACAGTACGGTACAGGTACCTCTTGTTAGGTTCAAAGTCTCTATGAGAACGACTGGGAACTCGGGTGATAGTCAGAATCGAATGTTCGGCAATTGGCTGACTGAGTCTAAGGGACTTGGTAGTGTGGAGCGGCACCCGACAATGTCTGCTCCGGTGGCCGGCCGGTGCCGAGGGCGGTCAAAATCAACGCACCACTCGGGGGTACTAGGCCACTGTAGCTCCGTTTGCTCCTATAATTCGTGTAGAGCTTCTCCGGGCGATGAGATCAGTTGGAAAAAATTCGAGAAAATCTGTAGAATAAGCATGATTTCTCTCGTGATGTGGATGTTGCAGTGTGGCTGACAGGGAAGGCCTCAGTTGTCAAACTTTCAATTTGGTGCATCGGCAAGGgaaggcaagaaaacttaggacctttatcctaagtgacgaaaatacttaggtaagtttagtgTATCTTAGTCGATCTTTAGACCAGTTGATTTTGGCACCCTTCCTCAACGTCAGAAGTTTTatcccccccccccccccccgaGGATCGGTAACTGGTATCCATGCGAAGTGGCGCTGATAACTGGGCTGTCACTGAAGAACATAGAACTTCTATTGTTCCTGACTAGACTCTTTGATACAGAAGCTGAATTACGACTAAAGAGTTATAACTTGCAGATATACACCAACTCAGTGACACATGCAACCAACATGATGCTTCACCATTTGGTTGCCCATCTGTAAGGCCTATATATTTTGCCAAGTAGATGGTACTAGTAAGATGGTCGCAGTTGCATTAAAAGTCCAACAACTCCCGTTGTGATGAGTGGTCAGCAGAGAAACTTTGCTTCACCAATCCTAACTTTAGGTACTCTATTTGTTTCACCATGCAAACTTTCAGAGGATGGTGCAGTTCGTAAAAAACTTCGAGATGAAGACAGCTCAAGATTTAGTAACACTTTGAGTTTTTCTTGACTCTACCTCAGTGAGACAATCAAGACGGCCAAGTCATGATTCATTGGTAAACATATACTTTGGCCAATACCCAATTGTAATTcacaacatcaagaaccctgAAGGAGCTGATGGACATGGGCACGTTTGCAGCTCAAGCTGCTTATTAGTATGCATCAGCTTAGACTAACCCTCTCCCGGATAGTGAATCGTTGTACCTTAAAACCACTCTAACGTTGCCCGTCACTCGGATCCCGGTGATAGATCCTCGACGTCTTTGTCATGAATTAATGACCAGCATGAAATAGGATTTCATTCCAAGTGATTAATTGTTTGTTAAGGTTCCCTCACAAACTCGATCCTGTGACGAGACAGTGCGACGTGACTTGCTGCTTCCCCGCCATTGTTGCCTCGCGGGGCCTCTTGTGATTCACCGAGCACCATTGATCTAGACCGTTTATAGTTTAGCTCAATAGCCCCGCGCCTGTCTCTCTCCCATCACTGCTTGTCCTCCTGCCGCTTGATGCCCGCCTAGCCCCCCTTCTGAGTGAGCGTGCCGCCTGCCCTGTGCCTGTGTCCTCCCTGCAGCTCTGAACCTGTCTGCGCCTAGGTACCTAGTAAGGTTGCTTGCTGCCTTCCGCCTCGACCGCTCATCTGTGTGCCAGTGTCTGTGTCAGTGCCACTGCCACCTTCTGCCTGTGACTCTGCTCttcctcattcttcttctgcctgACGCAAGCAAATCGTAACCTAAACCTTTTTCTCATTTTACCTTATCTATCGccaactccatcttcttttttcccttttcaTACTTTCCCGAATTTTCCGCTGCCACAAGTCAACCATCCCAGCAGCTTGATTCCACCATCGATACCACTCTTACCGCCTCTACAACTTATCAACCACCACTGTCAACATGCGCAGCAAGTTCAAGGACGAGCATCCCTtcgagaagcgcaaggctgaGGCCGAGCGCATTCGACAGAAGTACTCTGACCGCATTCCCGTACGTAATTTACCAGTCGCTTTGATTTGGACTCAAGTTAGGGCTCCAACTTGGCAATGAGAGAATGGCGGGCGCGTGCAATCGTGCAGTGACCGCTTATTCCGTCCGTTTCTTTACCACGATAGAATGCTAACATGTTACAAATAGGTTATTTGCGAAAAGGTCGAGAAGAGTGACATCGCGACcatcgacaagaagaagtaCCTTGTCCCCGCCGATTTGACCGTCGGTCAGTTCGTCTACGTCATCCGCAAGCGAATCAAGCTCTCCCCCGAGAAggccatcttcatcttcgttgACGAGGTGCTTCCCCCAACGGCCGCCCTCATGAGCAGCATCTACGAGGAACACAAGGATGAGGACGGGTACGTTCTCCACACAACTGTTGGAGAAAGCAACTTGCTGACATGACCTATAGTTTCCTATACATTACCTACTCCGGCGAGAACACCTTCGGTGATGCTTGGGAGTAAGCTGTGTGGAATCGGTTCTATATCCCACCTCGAGAATGATGAAGGCGTTACGGTCGTATTTGGGTGAATATTCGTTGGTCACTGGTTATGTTCACGTTATCTTTTGAGTCCGTACTTCAGACTTCGATAGAGTGTCTGCTGCTCTTTCTGGCAACACGTCTGTTTACTCGCTCGATCTAGCAATGCAGCTACGGTTCGAAGTGCTTTTTTCTCCCTTTTCCGAATTATCAGATTTATTTTGATCAGTGACACAATTTTCCGAGTCTTTGAATATGGTATCAGAAACAATGTACAAGCAGCTCATGGTACAGTCACGCCGAGCGGAACTCCCACGAGAACCAAGATTAGGCAGCTGCAGCTATCACCTGATTACCCCAACTTGGAACCGTGAGCGCTAGCACGCCATGTGCCTGAATGGCTTGTCAGCCGTGATCGGCATTTATGTCTACAAATACTAATACTGAACTTGTCACTGATAAGGTAACTTGTGATAACTTGCGAGAGTGCCGTTTACAGCTTATAAAACCTCTGAATAATTTAATGATATATCAAGGATAAGATGTCACGATTTTTAGATTTTGAGGCAACATCGCGCTGATTCTCACAGCCCATGCCTCATACCATTTCCTTATAGAATACCATGACAGCGTAGCGAAAAGAGCCATTAGCATAACCCCGTCTCATTGCGCGAAATGACTGCAAGAAAGCAATACCGTCCCGGCCTTGAGTAAACGCAAATGCCCAAAGAGATGGGTTCTGCACAAGTGACCAAGTAATGTCCCTAAACATATGAGTGTAAGCTCATGATCAACAGTCAGATATAAGATGTTCGCACCATGTCTTTCGGACCTGTTGACTGATATCCTTTGGCTCAGACAAGACTTTAAGCCCGGCCTTCTTCGCGAGATCGACGTACCCTTGCTGGGTACAGAGGGGTGGGAGTAGCATGCCATCTGCACTCAATTTAAGTTCATGAACACATGAATACGAATATCTCGCATGTAACCTTACCTTCAATAGGCTTGATATCATTGATAAAAGTTGTATCGTCAAC encodes the following:
- a CDS encoding 26S proteasome regulatory subunit rpn-8, which codes for MPTTTAETLSLVTRNVTVAPLVLLSAVDHYNRTVSTKTKRRVVGVLLGQNDGNDVRVSNSFAVPFEEDEKDPSVWFLDHNYVESMNDMFKKVNAREKLIGWYHTGPKLRASDLEINELFKRYTPNPLLVIVDVQPKESGVPTDAYFAVDEIKDDGTTTARTFVHTPSVIEAEEAEEIGVEHLLRDIRDVAAGTLSTRVTNQLQSLQGLHLRLRDIGTYLQKVLDKQLPVNHAILGNLQDVFNLLPNLSTPEGDGKSGGGELAYAMSVKTNDQLMAIYLSSLIRAITAFHDLIENKIQNRQQQEEKEAKKEEINGKDEKKEGANGSSGDSKEGAEKDKENKETKK
- a CDS encoding 26S proteasome regulatory subunit rpn-8 — encoded protein: MNDMFKKVNAREKLIGWYHTGPKLRASDLEINELFKRYTPNPLLVIVDVQPKESGVPTDAYFAVDEIKDDGTTTARTFVHTPSVIEAEEAEEIGVEHLLRDIRDVAAGTLSTRVTNQLQSLQGLHLRLRDIGTYLQKVLDKQLPVNHAILGNLQDVFNLLPNLSTPEGDGKSGGGELAYAMSVKTNDQLMAIYLSSLIRAITAFHDLIENKIQNRQQQEEKEAKKEEINGKDEKKEGANGSSGDSKEGAEKDKENKETKK
- a CDS encoding coproporphyrinogen III oxidase; translated protein: MAARRPSQRLAAYLASPSTRFPRTQFASTRRWLSSSAGPKASRTSYFNYSPLWLAAVALGTVAPLAYKMAEMEPINADPSTLADRDAQKKRESGVNEDSPMRLRMEKFIREQQALIVAELERVDGKKFRKDEWERPNGGGGTTCVLQEGNVFEKAGLGVSVVYGSLPKPAIEKMRANHKTIDPNMESIDFFAAGLSMVLHPYNPMAPTVHLNYRYFETANPDGTSQAWWFGGGCDLTPSYLFDEDAIHFHKTIKAACDAHDKDYYPRFKKWCDEYFYNKHRGEARGIGGIFFDDLDETERDRENTFSFVQDCLKAFLPSYIPIIEKRKDMPYTEAEKDWQQLRRGKYVEFNLVHDRGTAFGLNTPGSRVESILMSLPLTAGWKYMHEPEPKSREQRLVDVLRDPKEWV
- a CDS encoding autophagy-like protein 8, translated to MRSKFKDEHPFEKRKAEAERIRQKYSDRIPVICEKVEKSDIATIDKKKYLVPADLTVGQFVYVIRKRIKLSPEKAIFIFVDEVLPPTAALMSSIYEEHKDEDGFLYITYSGENTFGDAWE